From one Lolium rigidum isolate FL_2022 chromosome 4, APGP_CSIRO_Lrig_0.1, whole genome shotgun sequence genomic stretch:
- the LOC124647481 gene encoding zinc finger protein ZAT3-like, translated as MEPPPDPAAGPLPAPPQPHETTLTLTLALSPPALIPPKPRPRRPRAEGGASPRSRFSLTGDTPPCSECGKCFPSAKALFGHMRCHPERPWRGITPPSSPHSRHGAAVGQFTVQERDVANSLLMLSGARTGAGKGKKTVNVSAITPSATTESCGTSASAAPTGQVNLDDHKCSVCDRGFASGQALGGHKRCHWDKACAGVVVIATPAGSGASPMSSSEAAVLDLNLPPSPRLGTLPVLTSDQGSSLNDMLDLKLGY; from the coding sequence ATGGAACCTCCTCCTGATCCTGCTGCTGGTCCTCTTCCGGCGCCACCGCAGCCCCATGAGACTACGCTCACGCTCACTCTAGCGCTGTCCCCTCCTGCGCTGATCCCGCCGaagccgcggccgcggaggcccAGGGCCGAGGGCGGTGCCAGCCCCAGGTCGCGATTCTCGCTCACCGGTGACACGCCGCCTTGCAGTGAGTGCGGAAAGTGCTTCCCTTCAGCAAAGGCGCTCTTCGGTCACATGCGCTGCCACCCGGAGCGCCCGTGGCGCGGGATCACGCCTCCGTCGTCGCCGCACTCTCGCCACGGCGCCGCCGTCGGGCAGTTCACCGTGCAGGAGCGCGACGTCGCCAACAGCCTCCTGATGCTCTCTGGCGCGCGGACCGGCGCTGGTAAAGGAAAGAAGACCGTCAACGTTTCGGCCATTACTCCTAGCGCGACGACGGAGAGCTGCGGcacgtcggcgtcggcggcgccaACGGGGCAGGTCAACTTGGACGACCACAAGTGCAGCGTCTGCGACCGCGGGTTCGCCAGTGGGCAGGCGCTCGGCGGGCACAAGCGGTGCCACTGGGATAAGGCCTGCGCGGGGGTGGTGGTGATCGCCACTCCTGCCGGCAGCGGCGCGTCTCCAATGTCGTCCTCGGAGGCGGCGGTGCTAGACCTCAACCTGCCACCGTCGCCGAGACTAGGGACACTTCCGGTGCTGACGAGCGACCAAGGAAGCAGCCTGAATGACATGCTGGATTTGAAGCTTGGGTATTAG